The following are encoded together in the Xanthomonas sacchari genome:
- a CDS encoding homoserine kinase yields MQTLPAHTVGTVAPTQARAFAPASVANVAVGFDLLGYAVEGVGDTVTVRRIDAPEVRIAAIRGTTVALPLEAARNTAGAALMSLREALALPFGFELEIDKGIPLSSGMGGSAASCVAALVAANALLPEPLSRDALYRYALDGEAVASGSRHGDNLGPMLLGGLVLSTLERLVPVPVPSGWHSLLVHPDATLETRHARAALAGEYRLGEFVAQSANLALVLAGCHAGDEALVRAGLRDVLIEPRRAPLIVGFDAAKAAALSAGAMGAGISGAGPSVFAWFASRAEAEAAAPAVQSAFADAGFGSQHWVSPLQCAGAMLL; encoded by the coding sequence ATGCAGACGCTGCCGGCTCACACCGTTGGCACGGTCGCGCCGACGCAGGCCCGCGCGTTCGCGCCGGCCTCGGTGGCCAACGTGGCAGTGGGGTTCGACCTGCTGGGCTACGCGGTGGAGGGTGTCGGCGACACGGTGACGGTGCGCCGCATCGATGCGCCCGAGGTGCGCATCGCTGCGATCCGCGGCACGACCGTGGCCTTGCCGTTGGAGGCGGCGCGCAATACCGCCGGTGCCGCGCTGATGTCGTTGCGCGAGGCCTTGGCGCTGCCGTTCGGCTTCGAACTGGAGATCGACAAGGGTATCCCGCTCAGTTCCGGCATGGGCGGCTCGGCCGCCTCGTGCGTGGCCGCGCTGGTGGCGGCCAATGCCTTGTTGCCCGAGCCGCTATCGCGCGATGCACTGTATCGCTACGCGCTGGACGGCGAGGCGGTGGCCAGCGGCAGCCGCCACGGCGACAACCTCGGCCCGATGCTGCTGGGCGGGCTGGTGCTGTCGACCCTGGAGCGGCTGGTGCCGGTACCGGTGCCAAGCGGCTGGCACAGCCTGCTGGTGCACCCGGATGCGACGTTGGAGACGCGCCATGCGCGCGCTGCGTTGGCCGGGGAATACCGGCTCGGCGAGTTCGTGGCGCAGAGCGCGAACCTGGCGTTGGTGTTGGCCGGTTGCCATGCCGGCGACGAGGCGCTGGTACGCGCCGGCCTGCGCGACGTGCTGATCGAGCCACGCCGTGCGCCTTTGATCGTCGGCTTCGACGCGGCCAAGGCAGCGGCGCTGTCGGCGGGGGCGATGGGCGCGGGCATTTCCGGCGCTGGTCCCAGCGTCTTCGCCTGGTTCGCCAGCCGCGCCGAGGCGGAGGCGGCTGCACCGGCGGTGCAGTCGGCTTTCGCGGATGCGGGCTTCGGCAGCCAGCATTGGGTTTCGCCGCTGCAGTGTGCGGGCGCGATGTTGCTGTAG
- the thrC gene encoding threonine synthase codes for MNFISTRNAAPAVSLSQAIAAGLAPDGGLYVPERMPAARDLRAGASLAETAAELLAPFFEGDALAAELPAICAEAFDFPAPLQPLATPGDHALELFHGPTAAFKDFGARFLAACLTRLRRGAATPLTILVATSGDTGAAVAAAFHRQPGLRVVVLYPDGRVSPRQAHQLGCFGDNIHALRVAGSFDDCQALVKQALNDAELQAQAPLSSANSISLGRLLPQMSYYSHAALQHHAAHAQPLNLVVPTGNLGNALAAILARTLGVPLGRIVLATNANRVLPDFFAGADYAPQPSVATLANAMDVGAPSNVERLRWLYQGDDATLRTQFQAYSVDDAQIRQTIGERFRRYGEVHCPHTATALHVLQQLRAEGAEADAGDWAVAATAHPAKFEGVVEPLIGQPVPVPPALAALLQRPAQAEPIAPDYAALRARLLAG; via the coding sequence ATGAACTTCATTTCCACCCGTAACGCCGCACCCGCCGTCTCGCTCAGCCAGGCCATCGCCGCCGGCCTCGCCCCCGATGGTGGCCTGTACGTGCCCGAGCGCATGCCCGCCGCCCGCGACCTGCGCGCCGGTGCCAGCCTTGCCGAGACCGCCGCGGAGCTGCTGGCGCCGTTCTTCGAGGGCGACGCCCTGGCCGCGGAACTGCCGGCGATCTGCGCCGAAGCCTTCGACTTCCCTGCGCCCCTGCAGCCGCTGGCCACCCCCGGCGACCACGCGCTGGAGTTGTTCCATGGGCCGACTGCCGCGTTCAAGGACTTCGGCGCCCGTTTCCTGGCGGCCTGCCTGACCCGCCTGCGGCGCGGTGCGGCGACGCCGCTGACCATCCTGGTCGCCACCTCCGGCGATACCGGCGCCGCGGTCGCGGCCGCGTTCCATCGCCAGCCCGGGCTGCGCGTGGTGGTGCTGTATCCGGACGGGCGCGTGTCGCCGCGGCAAGCGCATCAACTCGGCTGCTTCGGCGACAACATCCACGCCCTGCGCGTGGCTGGCTCCTTCGACGACTGCCAGGCGCTGGTCAAGCAAGCCCTGAACGATGCCGAGCTGCAGGCGCAGGCGCCGTTGAGTTCGGCCAACAGCATCAGCCTGGGGCGCTTGTTGCCGCAGATGAGCTATTACTCGCATGCAGCGCTGCAGCACCACGCCGCGCATGCGCAGCCGCTGAACCTGGTGGTGCCCACCGGCAACCTGGGCAATGCGCTGGCCGCGATCCTGGCGCGGACGCTGGGCGTGCCACTGGGCCGGATCGTGCTGGCCACCAACGCCAACCGCGTGCTGCCGGACTTCTTCGCCGGCGCCGACTATGCGCCGCAGCCCAGTGTGGCGACCCTGGCCAATGCGATGGACGTCGGCGCGCCGAGCAACGTCGAGCGTCTGCGCTGGCTGTACCAGGGGGACGACGCCACGCTGCGTACCCAGTTCCAGGCCTACTCGGTGGACGATGCGCAGATCCGCCAGACCATCGGCGAGCGCTTCCGCCGCTACGGCGAGGTGCATTGCCCGCACACCGCCACCGCGCTGCACGTGCTGCAGCAACTGCGCGCCGAGGGCGCCGAGGCCGACGCCGGCGACTGGGCGGTGGCGGCCACTGCGCATCCGGCCAAGTTCGAAGGGGTGGTGGAGCCGCTGATCGGGCAGCCGGTGCCGGTGCCGCCGGCATTGGCGGCGTTGCTGCAGCGGCCGGCGCAGGCCGAGCCGATCGCGCCGGACTACGCGGCCTTGCGCGCGCGATTGCTGGCCGGCTGA